In the genome of Bacillus sp. S3, one region contains:
- a CDS encoding DUF488 domain-containing protein, with amino-acid sequence MVTTIFLKRVYEPFDENDGCRILIDRLWPRGISKEALKLTHWFKEIAPSTELRKWFCHKPELFEEFKEKYLNELLSDDQKQELIGQIFEIAAVERVTLLYGAKDPVYNHAQVLMEELTRLEDTIQ; translated from the coding sequence ATGGTAACGACTATTTTTCTAAAAAGAGTCTATGAACCCTTTGATGAGAATGATGGCTGCCGAATTTTAATCGACCGGTTGTGGCCGCGGGGAATCTCTAAAGAGGCTTTGAAGTTAACCCATTGGTTTAAGGAGATCGCTCCAAGCACCGAACTTCGCAAATGGTTTTGCCATAAACCAGAGCTGTTTGAGGAATTTAAAGAGAAATATCTTAATGAACTTCTCAGCGATGATCAAAAGCAGGAGCTTATCGGGCAAATTTTTGAGATTGCGGCAGTGGAAAGGGTAACACTTCTTTATGGTGCGAAGGATCCGGTCTATAACCATGCTCAAGTATTAATGGAGGAACTTACTAGGTTAGAGGATACTATACAGTAA
- a CDS encoding YitT family protein encodes MFRLLFQIIVIGLCSMLFGFAFNTFLIPHKLTSGGVTGIAFFIHHYTNINTGWVILAINIPLFLLGMKFLGKRFVLLSGFAVVVLSFSMKFIPIHAISPDILLSSIIGGALYGIAVGIIIRLGGSTGGTDIISLTLAKQKNMQVGFLNTCMNLLVVGISGLIFGWNITLYTIIAIYVAGRAVDMVYTTQNKLTLTIVTEKYEELSEALLRLHSRGVTITDAEGAYTHKPKKVLTTVITKFELNETKHTIRTVDAKAFVNIMQTMEVMGRFRKD; translated from the coding sequence TTGTTTCGGTTACTTTTTCAAATCATCGTCATTGGACTATGCTCCATGCTTTTTGGATTTGCCTTTAATACCTTTCTTATTCCACATAAGTTGACGTCAGGTGGTGTAACAGGCATCGCCTTTTTTATTCACCATTATACGAATATCAATACCGGTTGGGTAATTTTGGCCATTAATATTCCATTATTTTTATTAGGTATGAAATTCTTAGGAAAACGATTTGTTTTGCTCTCTGGTTTCGCTGTTGTGGTTTTATCATTTAGCATGAAGTTTATTCCGATTCATGCGATTAGCCCTGATATACTTCTTTCATCGATTATTGGCGGTGCCCTTTACGGAATTGCCGTAGGGATTATCATTCGCCTTGGCGGCTCAACCGGAGGTACAGATATCATCAGTCTCACCCTTGCCAAGCAAAAAAACATGCAAGTCGGCTTTTTAAATACATGTATGAATCTATTAGTGGTGGGGATTTCCGGGCTGATTTTCGGCTGGAATATTACGCTGTATACCATTATCGCCATTTATGTAGCCGGACGTGCTGTGGATATGGTTTACACCACGCAGAACAAATTAACCTTAACAATTGTCACAGAGAAATATGAAGAGCTTAGTGAGGCCTTACTCCGGCTGCATTCCCGCGGCGTTACAATAACGGATGCGGAAGGTGCCTACACCCATAAGCCGAAAAAGGTGTTAACGACCGTGATTACCAAGTTTGAACTAAATGAAACGAAGCATACCATTAGAACAGTGGATGCGAAGGCATTTGTAAACATCATGCAAACCATGGAAGTAATGGGGCGTTTCCGAAAGGACTAA
- the trhA gene encoding PAQR family membrane homeostasis protein TrhA codes for MNNYIREPINGLTHLAGALFSFVGLLAMVIKAAMTTPTPLTLSAVIIFGVSMILLYSASATYHMVIARANVIAFLRRLDHSMIFVLIAGTYTPFCFISLNEKTGAILFSIISGVAISGVVFKMVWFNCPRWISTALYIAMGWMIVFVFSPLTGSLNPVGLFLLILGGIFYTIGGVIYGAKPKFLETKYLGFHEIFHIFIMLGSLAHFLSVYLYVI; via the coding sequence TTGAACAATTATATTCGCGAACCGATTAATGGATTAACCCATTTAGCAGGAGCTCTTTTTAGTTTTGTCGGACTGCTTGCCATGGTAATTAAAGCGGCGATGACGACACCTACCCCGCTTACACTTTCGGCCGTTATCATTTTTGGAGTGAGTATGATTCTGCTTTACTCGGCATCTGCCACCTATCACATGGTCATCGCCCGCGCTAATGTCATTGCCTTTTTACGGAGGCTTGATCACTCGATGATTTTTGTGCTGATCGCCGGTACGTACACCCCTTTCTGTTTTATTAGCTTGAACGAAAAAACAGGTGCGATCCTATTTTCGATCATCTCTGGTGTAGCCATCAGCGGGGTTGTGTTTAAAATGGTGTGGTTTAATTGCCCGCGCTGGATTTCAACTGCCTTATACATCGCCATGGGCTGGATGATTGTGTTTGTTTTTTCACCCTTAACAGGAAGTTTAAACCCAGTCGGTTTGTTTTTACTCATCCTAGGAGGAATCTTTTATACCATTGGCGGAGTCATTTACGGGGCTAAACCGAAGTTTTTAGAAACGAAGTATTTGGGCTTCCACGAGATTTTTCATATATTCATAATGCTGGGCAGCTTAGCGCACTTTTTATCTGTCTACCTATACGTCATTTAA
- a CDS encoding DUF1836 domain-containing protein, producing MENMKQIIDSLGLETSLSLDEIPKIDLYMDQVIQLFENKFNASKRNEEEKVLTKTMINNYAKGKLMFPIQNKKYSKEHLILISLIYQLKGALSINDIKVTLSGLNKKIINEEMELDAFYSSYLHLASKNTADFKVDIEGRIKEVKEEIALTEKESSEYLEQVLMISSLVHMSNLYRRVAEKLVDEIVVEKEGKRQK from the coding sequence ATGGAAAATATGAAACAGATTATCGATTCACTTGGTCTGGAAACAAGTTTAAGCTTGGATGAAATTCCAAAGATAGACCTGTATATGGATCAAGTCATTCAATTATTCGAAAATAAATTCAACGCATCAAAACGGAACGAAGAAGAAAAGGTTTTGACGAAAACGATGATTAATAACTATGCCAAGGGGAAGCTGATGTTTCCCATTCAAAATAAGAAGTATTCCAAAGAGCATCTTATTTTAATCAGCCTGATTTATCAGCTTAAAGGGGCGCTTTCGATCAATGATATTAAGGTAACTCTTAGTGGGTTGAATAAAAAGATTATCAATGAAGAGATGGAGTTAGATGCTTTTTATTCAAGCTACTTGCACCTGGCCAGTAAAAATACGGCCGATTTTAAAGTGGACATTGAGGGAAGGATAAAAGAAGTTAAAGAGGAAATTGCTTTGACTGAAAAGGAAAGTTCGGAATACCTTGAGCAGGTTTTGATGATCTCATCGCTTGTTCATATGAGTAATTTATATCGTAGAGTGGCCGAAAAGCTGGTAGATGAGATCGTTGTTGAAAAAGAAGGAAAGCGTCAAAAGTAA
- a CDS encoding glycosyl hydrolase family 28-related protein, translated as MTAYDKTHDPGKNKELLTQITGKQLDLRQVIKETEDLFEQCLLVSHSPILEKGQPLSFSEKFKEGLFRLAAKRSQILEPTRILADGEGNVGPAWKDKLDQEYTQLLKHITREVNIEDFGAVGDGKTDCTAAFKNALGKGHVKVIVPSGVYVTKEVRLPSWTWLAGSGKGKTTIKLHDQAPKGSRIITNAHHWSGNHHLLVEGMSLDWNVERLGNKAKTSTWGNHSSCLTYANVTYGWVKNVEGINPGLHCFDISSTQYNYAGDGYRARGGSKYVWLDRLTGYGFGDDGITTHHSDYIYISNSHMCDPSGRAHKKGFSNSNGIEVDDGSRNVLLVNNSSARCFGGVEIKAHQNSSAASNVQIVGHISVHDNRAFNFRHIGHHKIADAESKSAFNIIAVNLAVIAPIFTELYKDSTPRGMVVSAYKNVVINHFTLIGDPDYDFKRNPIIALQYRARNVILHNITAADFYKTGPVIKIYGGENRADSIQIHNCPSEKIEVGPGVQDFSLENQGSANVYF; from the coding sequence ATGACCGCATACGATAAAACCCACGACCCTGGGAAAAATAAAGAACTGCTGACGCAAATTACCGGAAAACAACTTGATTTGAGGCAAGTAATCAAAGAAACGGAAGATTTATTTGAACAATGCCTTCTTGTCTCTCATTCTCCGATTCTTGAAAAAGGACAGCCGCTTTCTTTTTCAGAAAAATTCAAAGAAGGCTTATTTCGTCTGGCAGCAAAGCGTTCGCAGATTTTGGAACCGACACGAATCCTTGCCGATGGTGAAGGAAATGTCGGTCCCGCTTGGAAGGACAAGCTTGATCAAGAATACACCCAGTTGTTAAAACACATAACAAGGGAAGTAAATATCGAGGATTTTGGTGCGGTTGGGGACGGAAAAACAGATTGTACGGCTGCTTTTAAAAATGCACTTGGCAAAGGTCATGTAAAGGTTATTGTCCCCTCTGGAGTGTATGTCACAAAAGAAGTCCGCTTGCCGTCCTGGACATGGCTTGCCGGCTCCGGAAAAGGTAAGACAACCATTAAGCTTCATGACCAAGCTCCAAAGGGCAGCCGCATCATTACAAACGCTCATCATTGGAGCGGGAATCATCATCTGCTTGTTGAAGGAATGAGTTTGGATTGGAATGTGGAGAGACTTGGCAATAAGGCAAAAACAAGTACATGGGGCAATCATTCAAGCTGCCTGACCTATGCAAATGTGACCTATGGCTGGGTGAAGAATGTCGAGGGGATTAACCCGGGGCTTCATTGTTTTGATATCTCTTCGACACAGTACAATTATGCCGGTGATGGGTACCGAGCCCGGGGCGGAAGCAAATATGTCTGGCTCGACCGCTTAACCGGATATGGCTTCGGGGATGACGGAATCACGACACATCATAGCGATTATATCTATATTTCCAATTCCCATATGTGCGACCCCAGCGGACGGGCTCACAAGAAGGGCTTTTCCAATTCTAACGGGATTGAGGTCGATGATGGTTCACGAAATGTGTTATTGGTGAATAATTCTTCTGCCAGGTGTTTTGGCGGGGTGGAAATTAAGGCCCACCAGAATTCCTCGGCGGCCTCCAATGTCCAAATTGTTGGGCATATTTCTGTTCATGATAATCGGGCCTTTAACTTCCGCCATATCGGGCATCACAAAATCGCAGACGCTGAATCAAAATCAGCTTTCAATATTATTGCCGTTAATCTAGCAGTGATCGCGCCCATTTTCACTGAATTATATAAAGATTCTACGCCGCGGGGGATGGTGGTTTCCGCCTATAAAAATGTCGTAATCAACCATTTCACCTTGATTGGCGATCCCGATTATGATTTCAAAAGAAATCCAATAATAGCACTTCAATATCGGGCTAGAAATGTGATCCTACATAATATTACAGCTGCAGATTTTTATAAGACCGGTCCCGTGATCAAGATTTACGGGGGTGAAAACCGAGCTGATTCTATTCAAATTCATAATTGCCCTTCGGAGAAAATCGAAGTCGGGCCAGGTGTACAGGATTTTTCGCTAGAAAACCAGGGAAGCGCCAACGTTTACTTTTGA
- a CDS encoding VOC family protein produces the protein MGNTIKMFVIATRDGNTAKYFYESLFNWKVTDVGPLMQISGAGLSSHILKWPHKDHPTHVSIYINVENIKECLSKVEEMGGTVILPEMAVPTGGSIAQFVDPDGIIIGAYQGTTHTESQSKPVIVVNQIGFFEIAAREGDRSKRFYESVFNWRITDDGPIMSISAEDAGLDGHLFNWTFEEPPYLTLYIRVEDVAASLEKVAELGGKVIIPETEIPSGGTFAQFLDLDGNAIGIYSGR, from the coding sequence ATGGGAAATACGATCAAGATGTTTGTAATCGCAACAAGAGACGGAAACACTGCGAAATACTTTTACGAGAGTCTGTTTAATTGGAAAGTTACGGATGTAGGACCATTAATGCAAATTTCCGGCGCAGGCCTGAGCAGTCATATTCTTAAATGGCCGCATAAAGACCATCCAACACATGTCAGTATCTACATAAATGTTGAAAATATTAAGGAATGTTTGTCGAAGGTGGAGGAAATGGGTGGGACGGTAATTCTACCGGAAATGGCGGTCCCAACTGGCGGGTCGATTGCTCAATTCGTTGATCCGGATGGGATCATCATCGGCGCTTACCAGGGCACTACCCATACCGAAAGTCAAAGCAAACCCGTAATTGTAGTGAATCAAATTGGGTTCTTTGAAATTGCAGCTAGAGAAGGAGACCGCTCCAAAAGATTTTATGAGTCTGTATTCAATTGGCGGATTACCGATGATGGTCCAATCATGAGCATCTCTGCAGAAGACGCCGGCTTAGACGGCCACCTTTTCAATTGGACATTTGAGGAACCACCATATTTGACACTTTATATTCGAGTGGAGGACGTGGCAGCTAGTTTAGAGAAAGTAGCCGAGCTGGGCGGGAAAGTCATCATCCCAGAAACGGAGATTCCAAGCGGCGGCACTTTTGCCCAATTCCTTGACCTTGATGGAAATGCGATTGGTATTTACAGCGGCCGATAA
- a CDS encoding RNA polymerase sigma factor, with amino-acid sequence MNNEQKLMDRIRKGDGEAFSLLVEELLSAAYKTAYLILRSKDLAEDAVQNALEDCYISIIKKREIRKFKAWFYRLVYSRAIDIYRKNTRFHAADIEENPEALAKMISESAQKRAIQNENMNEMLVLISSLPKEQSVPILLYYYEDMPIKEISLILGENSNTIKTRLARGRRKLGEIMEKNDRYPLEVKSHGI; translated from the coding sequence TTGAACAACGAACAAAAATTGATGGATCGAATCCGTAAAGGTGATGGGGAGGCGTTCAGTCTGCTCGTGGAAGAATTATTGTCTGCTGCTTATAAAACAGCTTATCTCATTCTCCGATCAAAGGACCTGGCTGAAGATGCCGTCCAAAATGCACTAGAAGACTGCTACATTAGCATTATAAAAAAAAGGGAAATTCGCAAATTTAAGGCGTGGTTTTACCGGCTAGTGTATTCTCGTGCGATCGATATTTACCGTAAAAACACACGTTTCCATGCTGCCGATATTGAAGAAAACCCTGAGGCACTTGCGAAAATGATTTCGGAATCTGCTCAAAAACGTGCAATCCAAAATGAAAATATGAATGAAATGCTTGTCCTTATTTCTAGTCTTCCTAAAGAGCAAAGTGTTCCAATTTTGCTTTACTATTATGAAGATATGCCGATTAAAGAGATTAGCCTCATTCTGGGTGAAAATAGTAACACGATTAAAACAAGATTAGCGCGTGGAAGAAGAAAACTTGGAGAAATCATGGAAAAGAACGATAGGTATCCTCTGGAGGTGAAGTCACATGGGATATAA
- a CDS encoding DUF4030 domain-containing protein: MGYKKEEDRILDQLRVPISFERFTKELPKRYREGEFDEHRIEQVDKEWDQFQKRLVKQWTLGKKIAAFTLASAASLLLFMGSGFISPAMAKILAKIPPISSIYDRYVNLSEVITKELKQKGYPVKEVREHVGGNKEGVYIFLNASDKKIEEMKPGIEKISFGILHGEQYKGTRIEDYYVKVRKFVEEPEDWKKEQDRITKETDEIFKIVEPVLKSFGYENVWGGGPDKVELEFPNTESKEKIAEIKNAVENALKAAGKESVTVKTITFNLAKREHYSRWSNAVSGIGHEFMTYKKYHVSGVGYKSIDGEKMQIKIRMNLLSTDPKTDELAKDLHAMAEDFIHSEEIWQKVKDDPYEIIISSKDKKTLNK, from the coding sequence ATGGGATATAAAAAAGAAGAAGATCGGATTCTTGATCAGCTCCGGGTTCCAATCTCTTTTGAAAGATTTACAAAAGAACTTCCTAAAAGGTACAGGGAAGGCGAATTTGATGAGCATAGAATTGAACAAGTGGATAAAGAATGGGATCAATTTCAAAAGAGGTTGGTAAAACAATGGACTTTAGGTAAAAAGATTGCGGCCTTCACGCTTGCATCCGCAGCCAGCTTGCTGCTCTTTATGGGGTCCGGCTTCATTTCACCGGCAATGGCAAAAATACTGGCTAAAATCCCGCCAATTAGCTCCATCTATGATCGTTATGTCAATCTTTCCGAGGTAATTACGAAGGAATTGAAACAAAAGGGGTATCCGGTAAAAGAGGTACGGGAGCATGTTGGCGGGAATAAGGAAGGGGTTTATATCTTTCTAAATGCCTCTGATAAGAAAATAGAGGAGATGAAGCCCGGAATTGAAAAAATTTCATTTGGCATACTACACGGTGAACAATATAAGGGTACGAGAATTGAGGATTATTATGTTAAAGTAAGAAAATTTGTTGAGGAACCGGAAGATTGGAAGAAGGAACAGGATCGAATCACAAAGGAAACGGATGAGATATTTAAAATTGTCGAGCCTGTTTTAAAATCTTTTGGATATGAAAACGTCTGGGGCGGCGGTCCGGACAAAGTTGAGCTTGAATTTCCTAATACAGAAAGTAAAGAGAAAATAGCTGAAATTAAAAATGCTGTAGAGAATGCGTTAAAAGCTGCAGGGAAAGAATCCGTTACGGTTAAAACTATAACCTTTAATCTTGCGAAAAGAGAGCATTACAGCCGCTGGTCAAATGCCGTTTCGGGAATTGGCCATGAATTCATGACTTACAAAAAATATCATGTTTCCGGTGTCGGCTACAAAAGTATTGATGGGGAAAAAATGCAAATTAAAATTCGCATGAATTTGCTGAGTACCGATCCGAAAACAGATGAACTAGCGAAGGACCTTCATGCCATGGCTGAAGACTTCATCCATTCAGAGGAAATCTGGCAAAAAGTAAAGGATGACCCGTACGAAATCATCATCTCAAGTAAGGATAAGAAAACGTTGAATAAATGA
- a CDS encoding DUF3892 domain-containing protein, with product MEQDFEKIYNQYKQQTEQQAQLEGNQPNLDGKEEFVAVRKNDDGDLIAFKTNTGRELDYLTALAEAKAGKIAHIDVFHKYGRDIIRSEPDGIKENNLDQLPEF from the coding sequence ATGGAACAAGATTTTGAAAAAATTTACAACCAATACAAGCAGCAAACGGAGCAACAGGCACAACTGGAAGGGAATCAACCGAATCTAGATGGGAAAGAAGAATTTGTTGCAGTCAGGAAAAATGATGACGGTGATTTAATTGCTTTTAAAACAAATACAGGGAGGGAACTGGATTATTTAACGGCACTTGCTGAGGCGAAGGCAGGGAAGATAGCCCATATCGATGTTTTTCACAAATATGGGAGGGACATTATCCGCAGCGAGCCGGATGGGATTAAAGAAAATAATCTAGATCAATTGCCGGAATTCTAG
- a CDS encoding CBO0543 family protein produces MSINNIVIILMLVIGLISIIFFIPKNRRRRFILSYLFCQSLTWISSMFHAQFDLLSFPAREFPYATDLLITTEYFFYPIICGFYINFEHKVNYFYRFFYLSIWVSFLTVIDGLIERYTDLIEYVHYAWYWTWLDFFCLFAISNYLYKRFFKDKSLFRSDKEITR; encoded by the coding sequence ATGTCAATTAATAATATCGTTATCATTCTTATGTTGGTTATTGGTCTCATTTCCATTATCTTTTTTATTCCGAAAAATCGCAGGAGAAGATTTATTCTTTCATACCTGTTTTGCCAATCACTTACGTGGATAAGTTCTATGTTTCATGCACAGTTTGACTTGCTTTCATTTCCGGCTCGAGAATTCCCTTATGCCACCGACCTGCTAATAACGACTGAATATTTTTTTTATCCGATTATTTGTGGGTTTTATATCAACTTTGAGCACAAAGTAAACTATTTCTATCGATTTTTCTATTTGTCCATTTGGGTATCATTTTTAACAGTGATCGATGGTTTGATTGAGCGGTATACGGACTTGATTGAATATGTCCATTATGCATGGTATTGGACGTGGTTGGACTTTTTTTGTTTATTTGCTATTTCAAATTACCTCTATAAAAGGTTTTTCAAAGATAAATCGCTGTTTCGAAGTGATAAGGAGATCACAAGGTGA
- a CDS encoding CBO0543 family protein, translating to MKIEWIILISVWLVTSGLIFIIPKNKRRIAIVAFFFNQIITWIAGLLVVEYHLLSYPVRLFSDINRSSFTFEYFVYPVICGIFNAFYPNSCNALYKFMYYFIFCTILTIPEIFLEKKTDLIQYIHWTWYWTWSTLCITFFMTRAFCVWFFNGLSKELE from the coding sequence GTGAAAATTGAATGGATTATTTTAATTTCTGTGTGGCTTGTTACTAGCGGATTGATATTTATTATTCCAAAAAACAAAAGACGAATCGCAATTGTTGCATTTTTTTTCAATCAAATAATTACTTGGATTGCTGGTTTACTTGTTGTTGAATATCATTTACTATCGTACCCTGTCCGGCTTTTTTCAGATATTAATCGATCAAGCTTTACTTTTGAGTACTTTGTCTATCCGGTGATTTGCGGTATTTTCAATGCATTTTATCCAAATTCCTGCAATGCATTATATAAGTTTATGTACTACTTTATTTTTTGTACCATTCTAACCATTCCGGAAATATTTCTAGAAAAAAAGACCGACTTGATCCAGTATATCCATTGGACCTGGTATTGGACATGGAGTACATTATGTATCACATTTTTCATGACAAGAGCCTTTTGTGTTTGGTTTTTCAATGGGTTATCAAAAGAATTGGAGTGA
- the leuD gene encoding 3-isopropylmalate dehydratase small subunit yields the protein MEPLRIHQGFVCPLNRPNIDTDQIIPKQFLKRIERSGFGQFLFYHWRFDDNGNPRPEFPLNDAKYKDASILVAGENFGCGSSREHAPWAVQDYGFRVIIAPSYADIFKNNCVKNGILAIQASEEQVQAIMKKAESETYELTVNLEDQVVTDNEGFKLTFDIAPYPKEMLLNGWDEIGVTLTYEDKIKEYEFSKK from the coding sequence ATGGAACCGTTACGCATCCATCAAGGCTTTGTCTGTCCTTTAAACAGACCAAATATCGACACAGACCAAATCATTCCTAAGCAATTCCTAAAGCGGATCGAGCGGAGCGGCTTTGGACAATTTTTATTTTATCATTGGCGTTTTGACGATAACGGAAACCCTCGTCCCGAGTTTCCCTTAAATGATGCCAAATACAAGGATGCGTCTATTTTAGTAGCCGGTGAAAACTTTGGCTGCGGCTCTTCCCGTGAGCATGCGCCTTGGGCTGTTCAGGACTATGGCTTTAGAGTCATTATTGCACCAAGCTATGCCGATATTTTTAAAAATAACTGTGTGAAAAATGGCATCCTTGCGATTCAAGCAAGCGAGGAACAAGTTCAAGCTATTATGAAAAAGGCAGAATCCGAGACTTATGAATTAACAGTGAATCTTGAAGATCAAGTGGTCACCGACAATGAAGGTTTCAAACTTACATTTGATATTGCACCATATCCGAAAGAAATGCTGCTTAACGGCTGGGATGAGATTGGGGTTACCCTAACGTACGAAGATAAAATTAAGGAATATGAGTTTTCAAAAAAGTAG
- the leuC gene encoding 3-isopropylmalate dehydratase large subunit: MQTPKTIIQKIWEQHVVHQEEGKPDLLYIDLHLVHEVTSPQAFEGLRMNGRKVRRPDLTFATMDHNVPTRQRLVINDPISKNQIDTLQQNCQEFEVTLADIHHPDNGIVHVIGPELGLTQPGKTIVCGDSHTSTHGAFGALAFGIGTSEVEHVLATQTLWQAPPKTLNVKVNGKLGTGVTAKDLILAIIGKFGVQFGTGYVMEYTGEAIRALSMEERMTVCNMSIEAGARAGLITPDETTFEYLRGRRHVPQGEAFEEALAKWRALATDEGAAYDAVVEIDAAEVEPQVTWGTNPGMCIPVTANVPGPDDTEKPSEKDEINRALEYMGLEAGQPISNVKIDHVFIGSCTNSRLSDLRKAAEVIRGRKVNPSVTAIVVPGSFSVKLQAEKEGLDEIFKQAGFEWREAGCSMCLAMNDDIVPAGERCASTSNRNFEGRQGNGARTHLVSPEMAAAAAVAGHFVDVRKFTAQEVM; the protein is encoded by the coding sequence ATGCAAACACCAAAAACGATTATCCAAAAAATTTGGGAACAGCATGTTGTCCATCAAGAAGAAGGAAAACCAGATTTACTTTATATTGATTTGCATCTTGTTCACGAAGTAACCTCTCCTCAAGCATTTGAGGGTTTACGCATGAACGGGCGTAAGGTCCGCCGCCCCGATCTAACCTTTGCGACGATGGATCATAATGTTCCAACCCGCCAACGACTAGTTATCAATGACCCTATTTCGAAAAATCAAATCGATACATTACAACAAAATTGCCAGGAATTCGAAGTAACGCTAGCAGACATTCATCATCCAGATAACGGAATTGTCCATGTCATCGGTCCTGAGCTTGGATTGACACAGCCAGGAAAAACGATTGTTTGCGGCGACAGCCACACATCCACACATGGTGCATTTGGTGCCCTAGCATTTGGAATTGGTACAAGCGAAGTGGAACATGTTCTTGCGACCCAAACACTTTGGCAGGCACCTCCAAAGACCCTTAATGTCAAAGTGAATGGCAAGCTTGGAACTGGCGTTACGGCAAAGGACCTAATCTTAGCGATTATCGGAAAATTTGGCGTGCAATTTGGAACCGGCTATGTGATGGAGTACACAGGTGAAGCCATTCGTGCCCTTTCAATGGAAGAACGGATGACTGTTTGTAACATGTCGATTGAAGCCGGCGCCAGAGCAGGACTAATTACACCTGATGAAACAACATTTGAATACTTACGCGGCCGCCGCCATGTCCCACAAGGTGAGGCATTCGAAGAAGCTTTGGCCAAATGGCGTGCACTTGCCACCGATGAAGGCGCCGCCTACGATGCAGTCGTAGAAATTGATGCTGCCGAGGTTGAGCCCCAGGTTACATGGGGAACAAACCCCGGTATGTGTATCCCGGTTACAGCTAACGTACCAGGCCCAGACGATACAGAGAAACCATCCGAGAAAGACGAAATCAACCGGGCACTTGAATACATGGGCCTAGAAGCCGGCCAGCCAATTTCAAATGTTAAAATTGATCATGTATTCATCGGCTCCTGCACGAACTCAAGGTTAAGCGATCTTCGCAAAGCAGCCGAAGTCATTCGCGGTCGAAAGGTGAACCCTTCTGTTACTGCAATCGTGGTACCTGGTTCATTTAGCGTTAAACTTCAAGCTGAGAAAGAAGGCCTTGACGAAATTTTTAAACAAGCTGGTTTTGAATGGCGTGAAGCTGGATGCAGTATGTGTCTAGCGATGAATGATGACATTGTCCCTGCTGGTGAGCGCTGTGCCTCCACCTCCAATCGTAATTTTGAAGGCCGTCAAGGAAACGGTGCACGCACCCACCTTGTCAGCCCAGAGATGGCAGCTGCCGCAGCTGTCGCCGGTCATTTTGTTGATGTCCGCAAGTTCACTGCTCAGGAGGTAATGTAA